A single region of the Nicotiana sylvestris chromosome 6, ASM39365v2, whole genome shotgun sequence genome encodes:
- the LOC138871095 gene encoding uncharacterized protein, which produces MPFSLVYGDEALILVEIGEPSTRYTQAAEELNEEEMRINLDLIEERRETTLIRMAAQKQIIEQYYNRKAHVRYFKIGDFVLKKVFQSTRAANAGKLNPNWEGPYKIRGIVGNGAYEL; this is translated from the coding sequence ATGCCATTCTCACTTGTGTATGGTGATGAGGCCTTAATTctagttgaaataggtgaaccaagtACGAGATACACCCAAGCGGCCGAAGAGTTAAATGAGGAAGAGATGCGAATAAATCTCGATTTGATTGAAGAAAGGAGAGAAACAAccttgataaggatggcagcgcAGAAGCAAATTATTGAGCAATATTACAATCGGAAAGCTCATGTTaggtacttcaagattggggacttcgtactcaagaaagtttttCAATCAACGAGAGCAGCCAATGCAGGAAAGTTAaacccaaattgggaaggaccttacAAGATTCGAGGTATTGTAGGAAATGGTGCATATGAGTTATAA
- the LOC138871096 gene encoding uncharacterized protein has translation MRSNPNRRNPDFWCEFHIDHGHKTTDCRLLQGEVEQLLKLGYLTYLFSEKGKQAFMKNRQVPPKPPSPKRMVNIISGGEEVNGVTYTAAKKVSKITITHRKRVRQVLEEDCITFDDADADGVLIPHNDALVISLLVHDTNVKRVLIDPGSSVNIILLRVVNEMQADGKFLPKERTLSGFDNSSVVTKGEIILTTFAKGVVKDTKFQVIDIDMAYNMILGRPWIHETDVAPSTLHHVIKFPSQWGIRKIRGDEQNSRSINSVVDSSIQNNVADVK, from the coding sequence atgagatcaaacccAAATAGAAGAAACCCTGATttctggtgcgagtttcatatTGATCACGGTCACAAAACAACAGACTGCAGATTGCTACAAGGTGAAGTAGAGCAATTATTAAAACTAGGCTACTTAACCTATTTGTTTAGTGAGAAGGGTAAGCAAGCATTTATGAAGAATAGACAAGTGCCACCAAAACCTCCGTCACCTAAAAGAATGGTTAATATCATAAGCGGAGGGGAGGAGGTCAATGGTGTGACATATACGGCTGCAAAAAAGGTGTCAAAAATCACAATTACCCACAGAAAGCGAGTTCGCCAAGTTTTAGAAGAAGATTGTAtaacatttgatgatgcagacgCAGATGGTGTGTTGATCccacacaatgatgcactggtaatatctttacttgtacatgatactaatgtaaaacgagttttgattgatccaggtagctctgtAAATATCATTCTTTTAAGAGTGGTAAACGAGATGCAAGCTGATGGCAAATTTCTACCTAAAGAACGTACCttatctggatttgacaattcaAGCGTTGTTACAAAAGGAGAGATAATACTCACCACATTCGCAAAAGGAGTAGTCAAAGACAcgaaatttcaagtaatagatatAGACATGGCATACAATATgatcctcggcagaccttggattcacgaGACCGATGTTGCTCCTTCTACTTTACATCACGTTATTAAATTCCCTTCGCAATGGGGAATTAGGAAAATCCGTGGTGATGAACAAAATTCTAGAAGTATCAATTCAGTGGTAGATTCAAGCATACAAAATAACGTTGCAGATGTGAAATAG